A genome region from Nocardiopsis exhalans includes the following:
- the ligD gene encoding non-homologous end-joining DNA ligase: protein MRTTVRAGRRKVEVRHADKSLFGPGGATKADLADYYARIAPLMLPLVRGRPVALERYVEGIGSPGFLVQHPSHPKWIRTVWTSSGRMMECQEAAALVWCADQDAITLHTWSSRTPRLGLPDRMVLDLDPVDSGEDSFDSCRDAAWNVREVLGELGLAAYVMTTGSRGLHIHSPLRPEVDDQDVRRLAKAVADRVAARAPDEWTTRVRKAARHGRMFVDYLRNGPAQLAVAPYSVRARPGAPVATPVTWEELDQLTSSQDFGIGLERDECPFAGMRRHARSPRRALSLLDDREGGVVPQPRPEKGK from the coding sequence ATGCGGACGACGGTGCGGGCGGGGCGGCGCAAGGTGGAGGTCAGGCACGCCGACAAGTCCCTCTTCGGGCCCGGCGGGGCGACCAAGGCCGATCTGGCCGACTACTACGCGAGGATCGCGCCCCTGATGCTGCCGCTGGTCCGGGGGCGTCCGGTGGCACTGGAGCGCTACGTGGAGGGCATCGGCTCCCCGGGGTTCCTGGTCCAGCACCCGTCGCACCCCAAGTGGATCCGCACGGTGTGGACCTCCTCGGGACGGATGATGGAGTGCCAGGAGGCGGCCGCCCTGGTGTGGTGCGCTGACCAGGACGCCATCACCCTGCACACCTGGTCCTCGCGCACCCCGCGCCTGGGGCTGCCGGACCGGATGGTGCTGGACCTGGACCCGGTGGACTCGGGGGAGGACTCCTTCGACTCCTGCCGTGACGCGGCCTGGAACGTACGCGAGGTCCTGGGCGAGCTCGGCCTGGCCGCGTACGTGATGACCACCGGTTCCCGCGGCCTGCACATCCACTCGCCGCTCCGACCGGAGGTGGACGACCAGGACGTGCGAAGGCTCGCCAAGGCCGTCGCCGACCGCGTGGCCGCCCGCGCCCCCGACGAGTGGACCACCCGAGTGCGCAAGGCCGCCCGCCACGGCCGAATGTTCGTGGACTACCTGCGCAACGGCCCCGCCCAACTCGCTGTCGCGCCCTACTCGGTCCGAGCCAGACCCGGAGCCCCGGTGGCCACCCCGGTGACCTGGGAGGAACTGGACCAGCTCACCTCCTCCCAGGACTTCGGCATCGGCCTGGAACGGGACGAGTGCCCGTTCGCCGGAATGCGCAGACACGCCAGATCCCCGCGCCGCGCGCTCTCTCTCCTGGACGACAGAGAGGGCGGCGTGGTCCCCCAACCCCGCCCCGAGAAGGGGAAGTAG
- a CDS encoding class I SAM-dependent methyltransferase translates to MVTSIVGVMSVGLEQVRRDWTRLGSTEPLWAVCVDPAKRDGGWDDDEFLASGRSDIAPAIARLDELGLAPRRGRVLDFGCGAGRLSNALAAHFDRVVGVDISAPMLEEARRLDRSEGRIDFVLNERPDLSMFEADSFDLVYTDLVLQHLPTDLAEGYLRDFARVVRPGGALVVGVPESERRTFKGLVFKYAPWPLVALAQRVILRYPAPMRMHTLRTERVAELLPEARITASDEYWGGDHWRHLRHYIEVRT, encoded by the coding sequence GTGGTCACAAGCATTGTGGGGGTGATGTCGGTGGGGCTCGAACAAGTCCGCCGCGACTGGACCCGACTGGGTTCCACCGAGCCGCTGTGGGCGGTCTGCGTGGATCCGGCCAAGCGTGACGGCGGGTGGGACGACGACGAGTTCCTCGCCTCCGGCCGCTCGGACATCGCCCCGGCCATCGCTCGCCTGGACGAGCTCGGCCTCGCGCCCCGGCGCGGCCGCGTCCTGGACTTCGGCTGCGGTGCCGGGCGGCTCTCCAACGCCCTGGCCGCGCACTTCGACCGGGTGGTGGGCGTGGACATCTCCGCGCCCATGCTCGAGGAGGCACGCCGCCTGGACCGCTCCGAGGGGCGGATCGACTTCGTCCTGAACGAGCGCCCGGACCTGTCGATGTTCGAGGCCGACTCCTTCGACCTGGTCTACACCGACCTCGTCCTCCAGCACCTGCCCACCGACCTCGCCGAGGGCTACCTGCGCGATTTCGCCCGCGTCGTGCGGCCCGGCGGCGCCCTGGTGGTCGGTGTGCCCGAGTCCGAGCGGCGGACCTTCAAGGGTCTGGTGTTCAAGTACGCGCCCTGGCCCCTGGTCGCCCTCGCCCAGCGGGTGATCCTGCGCTACCCGGCACCGATGCGGATGCACACCCTGCGCACCGAGCGCGTCGCCGAGCTCCTCCCCGAGGCCCGGATCACCGCCTCCGACGAGTACTGGGGCGGCGACCACTGGCGGCACCTGCGGCACTACATCGAGGTGCGGACATGA
- a CDS encoding class I SAM-dependent methyltransferase, translated as MTSTEIRPDGTVPFRATLARSVGLFSAFRKEQTDPAFFYGELARDTVDQLRSYTPLDGKLVVDVGGGPGYFADALRASGARCLCVDSDAHEMTLHGREADANAVQGSALDLPLRTGTVDVCFSSNVLEHVPDRTRMADEMVRVTRPGGLVYLSYTLWLSPWGGHETSPWHYLGGAYAAERFTRRNGRRPKNDFGRTMYAAHAGEMIRWVRARTDVDVVDLRPRYLPTWMKPVVHVPLLREIVTWNLLIVLRKR; from the coding sequence ATGACTTCCACCGAGATCCGACCGGACGGGACCGTGCCGTTCCGGGCGACCCTCGCCCGCTCCGTGGGGCTGTTCTCGGCCTTCCGCAAGGAGCAGACCGACCCGGCGTTCTTCTACGGCGAGCTGGCCCGCGACACCGTCGACCAGCTGCGCTCCTACACGCCCCTGGACGGAAAACTGGTCGTGGACGTGGGCGGCGGTCCGGGCTACTTCGCCGACGCCCTGCGCGCCTCCGGAGCCCGCTGCCTGTGCGTGGACTCGGACGCGCACGAGATGACCCTGCACGGCCGCGAGGCCGACGCCAACGCCGTCCAGGGCAGCGCCCTCGACCTCCCCCTGCGCACCGGGACCGTGGACGTGTGCTTCTCCTCCAATGTCCTGGAGCACGTGCCCGACCGGACCCGCATGGCCGACGAGATGGTCCGGGTGACCCGCCCGGGCGGGCTCGTCTACCTCTCCTACACCCTCTGGCTCTCCCCCTGGGGCGGCCACGAGACCTCTCCCTGGCACTACCTGGGCGGTGCCTACGCGGCCGAGCGGTTCACCCGCAGGAACGGGCGCCGACCCAAGAACGACTTCGGCCGCACCATGTACGCCGCCCACGCCGGGGAAATGATCCGCTGGGTCCGCGCGCGGACCGACGTCGACGTCGTCGACCTGCGGCCCCGCTACCTGCCCACCTGGATGAAGCCCGTCGTCCACGTGCCCCTGCTGCGCGAGATCGTCACCTGGAACCTCCTGATCGTCCTCCGCAAACGCTGA